cttACTCTGGTCTTTTTCATCTCTAGATGGACTTTGCTCGAGGTTTAGTCTCTCTCATTGCGGAAAAATTCTCCGACAGTTTGCCTAGTATtttggacgacgaagcgctGCTTGGGCATGCTATCGATGAACTCGTGTTGTTCAACGGCAAATTTCTGTTGATGAGCGGCTTGACGGCGAACCAATGTAGCTGTCTTGACGTTCTGTGCAGGGAACCGTTATTATCGCGATGGCTTGCGTGGGAAGAGAGACGTGAGTCGTCGATCAACTAATAGCGTTCTATTTATCTTGTCTTTTTTGCAGGCGGTCTCGATTATGTGTCCAGTTTGATTAGCAGTTCAACTGGATGGGATGAAACCCGCTGTCAAATAAGCGAAATTGCCGAATTTAAGTTGCCTCAATTTGTCGACGACTTCATTACCTACATACTAGCTATGCCCGGTATAGCCAAAGGGATCGATGGCCAAAATAcataattgaatttttttctagcgaGGTACTCTTTCCTACCTGACATGACTTGTCAATCAAAGTTCCTTCGCGCCCAAGGATCTCTGCTCGAGAAATTCTGCAATTGCCTTAGTGAATTAGCTAGTCCCATGACGAGCGAACCGCTGACGAGCAAGTTTTTCCTACTCTGCAATGCGTGCACGTACTTGCTGCTGCTTATTCAACAGTGGGCCGAAGAACCGGTGAGAGACACTGGGAGCATTAGCGTTTCTTTACACGTATGCGTATATCTTCTCTAGTTTTATTTGCAACTGTGGGAACAGAAGAGCCGAGATGACTCGGGCGCTGAAGAAGACTCGCTGGGCGTCTTTGGCAAAGCCGCTGCGTCTCTATCGGAACTGAAAGGAAAGGTAGAAGAGGCAGTGATTAGGACGATTGTTAAGGAAGTTGAAGCTCATTACAGCACCAGGTGTTGGGCGTCGAGTAATAACGTATTGGCATCGTTTTTTATAAACgtgttttgatttttagttgGATTTTTTCCGGTTCGCATTCAGAAGACGAAAGGGCATCTGCAGGTTTAAATTCGTTCGGTTTTTTTTGTCTACtggttttattttttctgttgcctTAGTTGTTATTTATGTTCGTCAGACGGTGCTTTTGCTCAAAGCTGATCTTGCCGAGTCCGTGTTTCGAACGTTGCTTCAAGAGACATCGAAAAATGTTGATAAGATCGTCTTTGAACGCACATTTGTATTAGAAATTCGTTTTGGGCTTCCACTGACTGACAGTGCTCTTGTATGCCACAGGTTGTCGTCAAGACACAGATGACTGAAGATGTTTTTGCGCGGCTCGGAGACGTTCTCGATAATTTTTTCCTAGTGTTTTCAGACTTGGGCCTAAAGCCACACGTTTGTTTAAAAAAGTAAGCCTTTTTTCAGTATCGACCGACAATCTGttcaatttccttttttcagATTGAAATGTGCATGGGAAATAATGCAATTAACAGAAGCTGAAGCTGACTCTTCGTGGCCCGTGTATAGTCCAAAAGAGGGGGCAGACACTGCTGTAccaaaaatgaaaagtctTCAGAGACTGACACCATTGGAGACGGTATCAGTCCTGCGGCGACGACCAGATTTTCATAGCATTGTGGCATTAGTCAAGAACACAGCACTAAATAGCTCCTTAGCTTATTTTCAGCTTGGTGATTATTAGCTTTAGCCAGTGCCATTGTTGCACGTGTAGCTAACGGCCACGTGACAGTACGTGACGCGTCGCTCTCTCTAACGTGCGTCTTTTTTCTGGAATGGGTCGGTCGCGACTTCTTTTCTATCTCGTCAGCCTTCTCGTCAGCGCCACGAGTGACTATCACAATACGTCGCGTCGAGTTTGCGACGTAAGATCTCCTTCTAGGGTCGCGAAATCTCCAAGACCTAACCGTTTCCCTTTTTGTTCCCTTTTGGGTGCCACGTCACTTCAGCTGAAGGGCATAGTCGACGACTGCGTTTGCGACGttgagacgacgaatcggctCAACGCCGTTCACATTTATCCGAAGCTAAAGCGGCTGCTCGAACGCGACTACTTTCGATATTTCAAAGCAAGAAACACTATATATAGAATGTTATTATTTGTCATTCCGACTCCTCCCCCTGGAAGCTTCCTCTCTCTAAACCCTAATTATGACGTAATTTGATCTGACGCGCCCACCGATCTCacaattattaattgataCTTCATGTATTTTGGAAAAATCAACTGATGACTTATAGTAGTACTCTTATATAGGTTGACTTGACTAAATCGTGTTTGTTTTGGCCGGACGACGGTCGCTGCGTTCTTCGCGACTGCAGCGTCGAATCATGTCCCATCGACGAACTCCCCCGcggtctcgtcgacgacggctacgATTGCGAGCACAATAACGAAAAGCAATTTCTCAGCGAAGTCGATCAATCGGTGAGCGAACGCGAACAAGTTGCGTTCGCCACGTGGGACAAtcacgacgacgcggcgccGGAAAACTTTTGCGAGTTGGACGACGAGAGATCGGACGCGACTCTCTACGTCGATCTGCTCAAGAATCCCGAACGCTACACGGGCTACGCGGGCgcttcgcctcgtcgcgtcTGGCGATCGATATACGAAGAGAATTGCTTTCCgtaaacgagaaaaaaaaccggtCTGATTCTTTATCTATTGCTTTATTTAAGGAATGGAAGGCCGAAAGTCTATTCCAGGTTTACGCCGAGTGGACTTTGTCGCGAAGAGAGGGTCTTCTATCGGGCTATATCGGGTCTTCATTCCAGTATCAATATACATCTCTGTGCAAAGTACTTTCATAAAGGTCGTTTTGGGAGTGTCCGTGTGGTCTTCTTATCTGAGAGGGGGGGTATGCTTTGTTTTAGGAGCTGGACCCTTTTCGAAACCAACGTGGAGTCCTAATTTGAGTGAATTCAAGCGAAGGTTTGATAGCGAGATGACACGCGGACGAGGTAGCGCAACGTCGTACTCCTCCTCTTGGCGAGAGCAAGACTTACCGTAttgttattgttttttttctcccgcAAGGGCCCGGTTGGCTAAAGAATCTTTACATGATCTATCTTCTCTCGCTGAGAGCAATCGTCAAAGCTGGATCTTATCTTGAAAAGGAGACGTTCTATACTGGCAACGATGAGGAAGATCGCAGAGTGAAGGAAGACGTTCTGCAGTTGATAGAGTCGGCAAGGTGAGAAACGGCATCTCGTCACTATAGAGACAGAGTGACGCGTTGTCTTCTATTTAGATCGTGTCCTGGAACGTTTGACGAGTCAGATATGTTTAGAGGGGAGTCGGCTTCTCTCAAAgtgagacgtcgtcgcgatgtttctctttgtctttgattGGTGATTTCTTAGGAGGAATTTCGATTGCACTTTCGCAATATTTCTCGCATTATGGATTGCGTCGGTTGCGACAAGTGTAAACTATGGGGAAAACTTCAGGCAAGAGGAAGGAACGTCGTAGAAACGACatcttttcatttcttttttttcgttagACTCTAGGTATTGGCACTGGATTGAAGATTCTCTTCTCGTGGGAGCTGGATCAATCCCGAAATGTCACTCAACGATTCCAGCTGCGCCGGAACGAAATCGTTGCTCTATTCAACGTTTTAGGAAGGCAAGCGAGCGAGGCGTCATCAGTACAGAGTCCTATTCTCATTTTTTATCACTGTAGATTTTCGAGCAGTATTAATGCATTAAAAACATTTAGAAAACTCGAAGAGGTAATAAATATACGGCCAAAATTAACATGACTATATAAGTGATATGAtggaaaggaagaagaaaaaggctcAACGTGAAAGCAGCCTTACTGAGCGACTAACGATTGAACGTGTAATTCTATTTATGTATTTCTTTAGAGATAGCTCCCGAATAGACATTTTCTGTACGCGCGCAAAGTAGCGTTCGTCtccctcttctttttcccgTTGATCTAACGAACGCGTTGGGGATTTTGAAGTGGACTTCATAGTCTCTCCTTCATAGACTATGTATGGGTGCGTGGGTTTATCTGACAGCACGGTTAGAATACAGTACGATTGGTTGGTTGTGACCGTGGCAATCAATTGTCTTTTTTGGGGAGAATTGGCTCTAAATTTCCTATAAGCTGCGTCCCAAAATTGCTgaatcctttttttcttctgactCTCCTAGTTGTCAATGAAATCTacgtagagaaaaaaaacacgtcTATTAAAAAACCTCAAAGATGCAGCGCGTCTCACCGCATGGCATGTATTTTGTCTCGGCGTGAAACCCAATGTTATCAATAGCAAGGGGACTACTGAAAGCGCCGCCCTGAAACTGGACGCTGAAGCGCGAGCAAAAGCTTTCGGTAATGAACTTGTGCAGATGAATACACTTGGTGCCCGAATATCGATAGGGCGATACCTTGAAATTACGCACGTCGTAGTTCTGATATTCACTCTTTAGAAGCATGTAAGGTCGCGCCGTCAACGACTCGCACagcgcgccgacgacgatctgaTGAAGTCCGTACGCTTGGAAATCGTAGCCGAAGCTGAGAATCTTGTTATTCGGATGATGGATCAGCGTCGGCGTGCCAAATACACCCACGGCCACTTCGCTGCTATTGCGAGGGTTCAGCGTGAGAGCATTGCCTAGTGCATGGAACGACTAAAGATGACAAGACAAAAAAGGAGATGTTTGTCTTACCTAGGGGAGGTGCAACGGCTCTTTTTGCTGGCGGAGGCAAGCCCGTGGcggtcggcgacggcggcggcggcgtcgtctcgttgaaCTCCGTGAAACCGGAACTTTGCATGCATGGTATGCAAATCGAATAATTGCACTGGCGATGCTTTTCTTCGATGAGCAACGGAGTGCCAAGGCCGTCGAGGACTGGGTTGCCGCTCGCTGGAACTTTGCTCACTTTCCACCTCTGCAGTCCGCACGCGTCGTTTCGGAAGCCGCAATCGCCCTCGTCAAAGTTGCACGACGCATTTGTCTTGGAATAGAAAACTAGAAAGAAAGGAAGTGCAATCTCCTTCTCGCGAGAGTCGAACGATATAAATACAAACGTGGATCATAGCTGCCTAGGCACGATTCAAAGTTGCCAAAGTCAACCTTTCTCACTGTGACCGTTCCCGGGCTACCCGCGACGGTCACCTGCAATTCAACGCGAAAGAGACGGCAGAGTTTGGACGTTGCCGGATTGCGGTAATCGAATAATTCTATGCAGCTCGTTTTCTCATATCCGGAGTGCGACGAGCCCAAGACGTGAGATTGCCATTccgcggcgcgacgacgacccgACGTCCAGACGCAATATTGTCGATAGAATAACGTGGCCATCGTCGCGGTATTGGAGGTTGAAGTGACGGTATATTTCAGAATCATTTTGCTGGTCAATTCGGATCGAATGAGTACGGGCGAATAGACGTGCTTTTGACTCCGGTccgagaaggaaaaggatcCCTGGCCATGTTGATGCATAAAACGTCTGCTTGATGTTGTAGTTTTGCTCTTGCTCCTGCCTGACCACGATGACTGGGTCTTTGTACCTGATGAAGTTTCATATTTTGCTGAAGCCTGGTGGATAGATTGCATAAGGCCTTACCACACCATAGAAAACCGCTTCCTATTTGCAAACTAATGCAAAAGGCCAAAACCTGCAGGATCGTCATGCGAGCAGGATGTGTTACCAAACTGACCAGAAAGGGCTTAGCAAGGCTCACTTATATTGCTAGACAAAGATTGTGGCTAGGAGAAATAAGGCGACAGGACACCCACGGTTATGACTGCAAATTAGAAACCGCCTTCACAACCGTACCGTAATAGACCAAAGGCGAGCTATATCTAATATCTATTAATTCATAATATATTCAGATATTTCAATCGATCGTATACATAACGTCTGTTCTCAAGATGTACTTCGTGCCGGACGCGAGTCGAATGCCCTCGTGTAGCGTGTTCGGGGACGTCTGCCGAAAGACGACGCATCGACCGGCTTtgggaacgacgtcgaatctcgtacgaacgtcgccgcgatcgcCGTAGACGAGAAACTTGGTCGCACCGCCTTCGAAATCTTCGCCCATGTCATTGAGATAGAACATGCACGTGTAGAGACTTCGTAGGGTCGGCGACAGGTGCACTTCGCCGTCTCGGTGCCGACCGAAGTAGTGGTCCTTGAAGTAGCGACATACGCGGAAGCGACTGTTGAGCCCTTTCACCGTCCACgttttgccgtcgacgtcgacgcgacgcggcgCGTAGGCGCCCACTCGTTTCCACAGGAAATCGGCgagatcttcgtcgtctgtcATCATGCGATCGTTGAAACGATTGACGTACATGTGACAGAAGGCTCGCGCGTCTTCGAAGCCGCTCGTTTCGCACGCTTTGACGATGCGCTGGCACTCGTCGCGAGCGAGGCAGTTGCTCAGCAGCCAGCCTTCGTCGGGAATTATCTCCTTGCACGTGATGTCCGATGAAATCTGTTGGGATTCGCTCGAAGCGAAACAGGATTCGAAGATGGGCGGATGGCGTTGACCGTCGTCATCGTAAGCCATCTTGCCTTGCCTTGCCTCTCGCAAGTCTGTAGACTCGAACGTTAGCTCAGAGCTATTATCACCTGAATTTTCTGCTGTCCAAAGCACAATTATGTCACCAGTTGCCACGTTCGCAACTTTGACGAAGGGGCTATAAATAGTTTTGTTTTGACATTGTCGTCATGAAGAGGCTAAAGTACGCTAGCTTTTCTGAAAATGAATCCTTGGCCCGCTGTCGTGGGCATTTGCTCAGCTATGTGCGCCGACGAGGAAGTCCGCAGGTCTTCGCGCAATCAGAAGTGGCGCATAACGCATTCTTTTCATTCCAGGCGAAAAGCTGAAAAGCGACGGCACGTTCTAGAACGTTGCACGAGGTATGCATATCTCCCTCTCCACTAGTTGACTCAAACATGCATTGGACGCGACTAGCGGAGATATTCGAATGGTAAAAGAGTATCGACGATCGGCCGCTGGTGTCGACCTCTGCAATTCTCGTCATCTTCGAACGATTGAAGCTCTTCTTATGACCTCGGATTATTTAATCGATAAGTATATGTGCTCGTCCAGTCTCTAGTCTGCTTTAGACAGTCTGGCAAATTTTTTAGCATTCTTGACAGGAAGGACGTTTCGTGGCCTGTCGTCTATGAATTTGTGGCCGATCGTTTTCGCAGCATTCTTCAGGACATAACTATtcaggtttaattaattcaaacAAAGAGCGCTATAGTATATTTGTAACTGAAACTATAGAGACTTTGTTGTGAAACAACGGCAGGCATAGTGCTA
This sequence is a window from Oscarella lobularis chromosome 7, ooOscLobu1.1, whole genome shotgun sequence. Protein-coding genes within it:
- the LOC136189184 gene encoding RAD50-interacting protein 1-like, which gives rise to MDSGTRFLSGAKPKLKQKELRNRRKNLVEEIEELEASLKDADHFDSLEEESELDETKTPLLTSSSSTTDDLIKMMSKYEQLERCQIYLAYIRETTDLTSRLDARVKDEAWTDALRNLEKLKVIYDCTADSSCRHLCAFARARLTSSRTKLQSHLTKEFKKVLKLLNWPIVSAPSFGATPSGVEKRKEFSLLVSLLLKTQDCRPSDDDDGPDSQSPMSIFLMSLQKRFRYHFYGHLPTNQIEKPEWYMTQVLNWLRMNRQIIEEYVQPSMPPGQAVAMMDFARGLVSLIAEKFSDSLPSILDDEALLGHAIDELVLFNGKFLLMSGLTANQCSCLDVLCREPLLSRWLAWEERRGLDYVSSLISSSTGWDETRCQISEIAEFKLPQFVDDFITYILAMPARYSFLPDMTCQSKFLRAQGSLLEKFCNCLSELASPMTSEPLTSKFFLLCNACTYLLLLIQQWAEEPFYLQLWEQKSRDDSGAEEDSLGVFGKAAASLSELKGKVEEAVIRTIVKEVEAHYSTSWIFSGSHSEDERASAVVIYVRQTVLLLKADLAESVFRTLLQETSKNVDKIVFERTFVVVKTQMTEDVFARLGDVLDNFFLVFSDLGLKPHVCLKKLKCAWEIMQLTEAEADSSWPVYSPKEGADTAVPKMKSLQRLTPLETVSVLRRRPDFHSIVALVKNTALNSSLAYFQLGDY
- the LOC136189195 gene encoding uncharacterized protein, which produces MAYDDDGQRHPPIFESCFASSESQQISSDITCKEIIPDEGWLLSNCLARDECQRIVKACETSGFEDARAFCHMYVNRFNDRMMTDDEDLADFLWKRVGAYAPRRVDVDGKTWTVKGLNSRFRVCRYFKDHYFGRHRDGEVHLSPTLRSLYTCMFYLNDMGEDFEGGATKFLVYGDRGDVRTRFDVVPKAGRCVVFRQTSPNTLHEGIRLASGTKYILRTDVMYTID
- the LOC136189190 gene encoding uncharacterized protein, whose translation is MTILQVLAFCISLQIGSGFLWCGTKTQSSWSGRSKSKTTTSSRRFMHQHGQGSFSFSDRSQKHVYSPVLIRSELTSKMILKYTVTSTSNTATMATLFYRQYCVWTSGRRRAAEWQSHVLGSSHSGYEKTSCIELFDYRNPATSKLCRLFRVELQVTVAGSPGTVTVRKVDFGNFESCLGSYDPLFYSKTNASCNFDEGDCGFRNDACGLQRWKVSKVPASGNPVLDGLGTPLLIEEKHRQCNYSICIPCMQSSGFTEFNETTPPPPSPTATGLPPPAKRAVAPPLGNALTLNPRNSSEVAVGVFGTPTLIHHPNNKILSFGYDFQAYGLHQIVVGALCESLTARPYMLLKSEYQNYDVRNFKVSPYRYSGTKCIHLHKFITESFCSRFSVQFQGGAFSSPLAIDNIGFHAETKYMPCDFIDN
- the LOC136189189 gene encoding ERO1-like protein beta isoform X2 — translated: MGRSRLLFYLVSLLVSATSDYHNTSRRVCDLKGIVDDCVCDVETTNRLNAVHIYPKLKRLLERDYFRYFKVDLTKSCLFWPDDGRCVLRDCSVESCPIDELPRGLVDDGYDCEHNNEKQFLSEVDQSVSEREQVAFATWDNHDDAAPENFCELDDERSDATLYVDLLKNPERYTGYAGASPRRVWRSIYEENCFPNGRPKVYSRFTPSGLCREERVFYRAISGLHSSINIHLCAKYFHKGAGPFSKPTWSPNLSEFKRRFDSEMTRGRGPGWLKNLYMIYLLSLRAIVKAGSYLEKETFYTGNDEEDRRVKEDVLQLIESARSCPGTFDESDMFRGESASLKEEFRLHFRNISRIMDCVGCDKCKLWGKLQTLGIGTGLKILFSWELDQSRNVTQRFQLRRNEIVALFNVLGRFSSSINALKTFRKLEEEEEKGST
- the LOC136189189 gene encoding ERO1-like protein beta isoform X1 — its product is MGRSRLLFYLVSLLVSATSDYHNTSRRVCDLKGIVDDCVCDVETTNRLNAVHIYPKLKRLLERDYFRYFKVDLTKSCLFWPDDGRCVLRDCSVESCPIDELPRGLVDDGYDCEHNNEKQFLSEVDQSVSEREQVAFATWDNHDDAAPENFCELDDERSDATLYVDLLKNPERYTGYAGASPRRVWRSIYEENCFPNGRPKVYSRFTPSGLCREERVFYRAISGLHSSINIHLCAKYFHKGAGPFSKPTWSPNLSEFKRRFDSEMTRGRGPGWLKNLYMIYLLSLRAIVKAGSYLEKETFYTGNDEEDRRVKEDVLQLIESARSCPGTFDESDMFRGESASLKEEFRLHFRNISRIMDCVGCDKCKLWGKLQTLGIGTGLKILFSWELDQSRNVTQRFQLRRNEIVALFNVLGRFSSSINALKTFRKLEEVINIRPKLT